The following are encoded together in the Solanum stenotomum isolate F172 unplaced genomic scaffold, ASM1918654v1 scaffold7484, whole genome shotgun sequence genome:
- the LOC125853002 gene encoding disease resistance protein RPP13-like, which produces MQGPSLDDDEVVGFDGEAKKVIKRLVEGPAESLAIIPVVGMPGLGKTTLARKIYNDNTLSFEFFSTIWIYVGQEYKIKDIYHRILKYFKKNIDEHLNEDEDTLAKVISGFMSKGGRCLIVLDDVWEPNVIDHVKKVFPENKKGHRIMMTTRDGYLAAYANPEPHILKFLTSEESFELLVKMVFGMGSCPDELVELGKNIAQSCGGAPGAVLVIAGALRGRSNITDWQVVERNVAQHLYNNNQES; this is translated from the exons ATGCAG GGTCCTTCTTTGGATGATGATGAAGTGGTTGGGTTTGATGGGGAAGCTAAGAAAGTGATCAAGCGACTTGTTGAAGGACCCGCGGAAAGTCTGGCAATTATCCCAGTGGTGGGTATGCCCGGACTTGGAAAAACAACACTGGCAAGAAAAATCTACAATGATAATACGCtttcatttgaatttttcaGCACCATTTGGATTTATGTGGGTCAGGAATACAAAATAAAGGATATTTATCATAGAATtctcaaatatttcaaaaagaatatagATGAGCATCTCAATGAGGATGAGGACACATTAGCAAAGGTAATAAGTGGTTTTATGAGTAAAGGAGGAAGATGtctcattgttttagatgatgTGTGGGAACCAAATGTCATTGATCACGTAAAGAAAGTTTTCCCAGAAAACAAGAAGGGGCATCGAATCATGATGACCACGCGTGACGGATATCTAGCTGCTTATGCCAATCCAGAACCTCATATTCTGAAATTCTTGACTTCAGAAGAAAGTTTTGAATTGTTGGTAAAGATGGTTTTTGGCATGGGAAGTTGTCCTGATGAATTAGTAGAACTTGGAAAAAATATCGCACAAAGCTGTGGTGGAGCACCAGGTGCAGTATTGGTAATTGCAGGAGCATTAAGAGGTCGTTCGAATATAACTGATTGGCAAGTAGTTGAGAGAAATGTGGCACAACATCTTTATAATAATAACCAAGAGAGTTGA